GGCGGAAAAACATCTTGATTTCGCCGACATAGCCACGCCGCCCGCCTGCCATTTCGGCGCGGCGGAAGCCTGCCTTGAAGCGGGCCTGCATGTGCTGTGCGAAAAACCGCTTGTGTTTTCGCGCCGGGAATTCGACCTGCTGCTCAAGGCCGCGGAAAAGAAACGGCTCGCGCTGTTCACCGTGCACAACTGGAAATACGCGCCGCCCATGCTTAAGGCAAGAGAACTTATACAAAAAGGAATGATCGGCGCGGTTCTGCATGCGGAACTGCATGTTCTGCGGAACCAGCCTTCCGTAACGGCGGACGGCAGGGACTGGCGGCAGGATCCGAAACTGTCAGGCGGCGGGATCATGGCGGACCACGGCTGGCACAATTTTTATCTGGCGCACTGCCTGACGGGCGGCAAACCTCTGTCGGTTACGGCGGCATTCACCGGCGCCGGGCGCGAGAAAGCGGAACGATCCTGCTCCTGCCAGATAGAATTTGAAGGGGCGGACCCGCAGGAGCGGAAGACCGCGCTGGTATATCTGACCTGGGAAAGCCCCGTCCGAAAGAACTGGGGCGCGGTATACGGCAGAACGGGGATCATTGAAATCCGCGACGATATTGTTATACTTGAAAGGAAAGGTGAAAAGACGGTAATGTTTGAGACCGGCGAAAAACTGTCCGCAGGCTCGGCGCATCCGACCTGGATGGCTGGTCTGCTCGGTGAATTCAAAACCGCGCTGGAAAGTCCCGCACAGCGGCTCGCCAATCTTCGTGAAGCCGAAACCTGCGTGGCTCTTATGACGGCGGGTTACGAATCGGCGCTTACGGGCGGCACCGTGCAGACAGGGTTGCTTCGAACTTTTGCGCAACATTTTATTTAGGAGGACGAGATGTCACACAACAAAAACGGAATTGCCCCGTCAAAAGGCAAACTGGGGGTACTGATACCGGGTATGGGCGCGGTTACCAGCACGCTCATAGCAGGCGTGGAGCTGGCCAAACGGGGTTTGGGAGAGCCGTTCGGATCCGTCACACAGATGCAGAGGAT
The DNA window shown above is from Elusimicrobiaceae bacterium and carries:
- a CDS encoding Gfo/Idh/MocA family oxidoreductase; the protein is MHRGALAGFGAVAENGHCPALLDQKDCLEIVAVAEQSQQRRAAAARCFPEARIYESLAELLAAEKHLDFADIATPPACHFGAAEACLEAGLHVLCEKPLVFSRREFDLLLKAAEKKRLALFTVHNWKYAPPMLKARELIQKGMIGAVLHAELHVLRNQPSVTADGRDWRQDPKLSGGGIMADHGWHNFYLAHCLTGGKPLSVTAAFTGAGREKAERSCSCQIEFEGADPQERKTALVYLTWESPVRKNWGAVYGRTGIIEIRDDIVILERKGEKTVMFETGEKLSAGSAHPTWMAGLLGEFKTALESPAQRLANLREAETCVALMTAGYESALTGGTVQTGLLRTFAQHFI